One region of Emys orbicularis isolate rEmyOrb1 chromosome 6, rEmyOrb1.hap1, whole genome shotgun sequence genomic DNA includes:
- the FBXO4 gene encoding F-box only protein 4: MAAGNAGHWGRLESALRSSLRLLRDRWARGPSQRGGQAAAAATERSSSGIEEAGEEVCALQTLPIDVQLYIMSFLSPQDLCHLGSTNQYWSLTARDPLLWRYFLLRDLPSWSSVDWKSLPDVEIFNKSFSELNDNALYDYMTIYKKSCPPSRHLKSSHPTYGAVTTFLIQSLVMQAEPRFALFGPGLEELDESLVRRMMTCPEILPVAGLPQRQIHGIGSGVSFQFNNHRNFNILTLYSTTSMERKRARTEQTVTVNKMFYQENSIGGNQQAVHYNVIAQVKKVCEVVDGFIYVANAEAHKKHDRQDEFARILAMLDPTLGPPNRPVLILSCTSEVGIKRIPCVYMAHQLQLNLLKQPWMVQDTVAATLSGLLNGIEWILGEVECKNAQ; the protein is encoded by the exons ATGGCAGCGGGCAACGCCGGGCATTGGGGCCGCCTGGAGTCCGCCCTGCGCAGCAGCCTCCGCCTCCTCCGGGACAGGTGGGCCCGGGGGCCGAGTCAGCGCGGCGGGCAGGCGGCGGCCGCGGCCACAGAGCGGTCCAGCAGCGGCATCGAGGAGGCCGGCGAAGAGGTTTGCGCCCTGCAGACGCTGCCG atTGATGTGCAGTTATATATTATGTCATTTCTCTCACCCCAAGACCTGTGCCATTTGGGAAGCACAAATCAGTACTGGAGTTTAACTGCGCGGGATCCATTGTTATGGCGATATTTTCTCTTGCGGGATCTCCCTTCTTGGTCTTCAGTTGACTGGAAATCACTTCCAGATGTGGAAATCTTTAATAAATCATTTTCTGAGCTAAATGATAATGCATTGTACGACTACATGACAAT ATACAAAAAGAGCTGTCCTCCGAGTAGACATTTGAAATCAAGCCATCCCACATATGGAGCTGTGACTACCTTCCTTATACAATCACTGGTCATGCAAGCAGAACCTCGCTTTGCCCTTTTTGGACCAGGTTTAGAAGAATTGGATGAATCTTTGGTGCGAAGAATGATGACTTGCCCAGAAATTTTGCCTGTAGCTGGCTTACCTCAAAGACAAATCCATG GGATTGGATCAGGAGTCAGTTTTCAATTTAATAACCATCgaaatttcaatattttgacaCTGTATTCAACTACCAG CATGGAAAGGAAGAGAGCAAGAACAGAGCAAACTGTTACAGTCAATAAGATGTTTTACCAAGAAAACAGCATAGGGGGCAATCAACAGGCAGTACACTACAATGTAATTGCTCAAGTTAAAAAAGTGTGCGAAGTAGTTGATGGATTCATCTATGTTGCTAATGCGGAAGCTCATAAAA AACATGACCGTCAAGATGAATTTGCTCGTATTTTGGCAATGCTAGATCCAACTCTTGGGCCTCCAAACAGACCTGTACTGATTTTGTCCTGCACCTCTGAAGTTGGCATTAAAAGAATCCCTTGTGTTTACATGGCACATCAACTGCAATTAAATCTGCTAAAGCAACCATGGATG GTGCAAGACACTGTAGCTGCTACTTTAAGTGGACTGTTAAATGGAATTGAGTGGATACTTGGAGAAGTTGAATGTAAAAATGCACAATGA